The following proteins are co-located in the Heliorestis convoluta genome:
- a CDS encoding MFS transporter, giving the protein MIGSKASKPVQERLWSKHFTLLVLATTLFTGTYYLLLSVLPLHMANLGASKVEIGFLMALFFVTSLFLRIYAGYLGDRRGRKGLLWSCVLLTLLAPLLLFFPSLSMVALAQLIFGYTIGAFTVLVIALVTDNVSSSQVGQAIGVHSISLVLAKGMAPALGLLIFFRFEGLSLLLVMSFSLALVTALILPFLKEKTVSRGGATAAPIPFRQTLRSPYVLIPGLTLFTITFTNGAIVTMLPLFALQQAIPSFELFFVFNTVAVVVIRLFTGLLERFSSYQLIVFSLLVVAVAMVALAFASSLPYLLLVATLYGLGFGAMYPALTALVIEKTPAATRGSAMGVYTSFFDVGVSAGALWAGLSQFLGFQLMYLSSALLPLIGLLLFIQMKRRTSRA; this is encoded by the coding sequence ATGATAGGTTCAAAAGCATCGAAGCCCGTACAAGAACGTCTTTGGTCGAAGCATTTTACCTTGTTGGTTCTAGCGACGACTCTTTTTACTGGAACTTATTATCTGCTTTTGTCTGTTTTGCCTTTGCATATGGCCAATCTGGGTGCTTCGAAAGTTGAGATTGGCTTTTTGATGGCTCTTTTTTTTGTTACGTCACTTTTTTTACGCATTTATGCTGGTTATTTGGGTGATCGGCGAGGCCGCAAAGGTTTACTCTGGTCTTGTGTGCTTCTGACATTGCTGGCACCTTTGCTTTTGTTTTTCCCTTCTCTGTCTATGGTGGCTTTGGCTCAGTTGATTTTTGGCTATACCATTGGTGCTTTTACCGTTCTTGTGATTGCCCTGGTGACGGACAACGTTTCTTCTTCTCAGGTAGGACAAGCCATTGGTGTGCATAGCATATCTCTTGTACTAGCCAAGGGAATGGCACCTGCGCTGGGACTATTAATCTTTTTTCGCTTTGAAGGATTGTCTCTTCTCTTGGTGATGAGTTTTTCCCTAGCTTTGGTTACCGCTTTGATTTTGCCATTTTTAAAGGAAAAAACAGTATCTCGAGGCGGTGCTACGGCTGCGCCCATTCCTTTTCGTCAGACTTTACGCAGTCCTTACGTACTGATTCCCGGTCTTACCCTTTTTACGATAACTTTTACGAATGGTGCCATTGTGACCATGTTGCCACTTTTTGCTTTACAGCAAGCGATTCCGTCTTTTGAGCTATTTTTTGTTTTTAATACTGTTGCCGTTGTGGTGATTCGTCTTTTTACGGGACTTTTAGAACGTTTTTCTTCTTATCAACTGATTGTTTTTTCTTTGCTCGTCGTGGCTGTGGCCATGGTGGCACTCGCCTTTGCTTCCTCTTTGCCTTATCTGCTTCTGGTGGCAACACTCTATGGTCTGGGCTTTGGGGCTATGTATCCAGCTTTAACGGCTCTGGTGATTGAGAAGACACCTGCAGCGACAAGAGGCAGTGCTATGGGGGTTTATACGAGCTTTTTTGATGTGGGTGTATCAGCTGGTGCGCTGTGGGCAGGCTTAAGTCAGTTTCTCGGCTTTCAATTGATGTATCTTTCATCGGCTCTTCTTCCTCTTATAGGGCTTTTGCTTTTTATACAGATGAAAAGAAGAACCTCCCGCGCTTAA
- a CDS encoding PAS domain S-box protein — protein sequence MSTSIKWRKIKRNISKNNKIRFFDLSFDLLCITGFDGYLKQVNPAFCRIVGYTEEELLSRPYIEFLHKEDQSKIKNYDFNSYDKETMQLPHMEVRYICKDGTYKWIAWTATIDINEELIYGVGRDITDKKTLEKTNMELNSIVEASTDAIIVIDRDGIIQSWNGGAEKLFGYSQSEIIGQPIQVFAPEEKKEECDKIVQKVLDKGAFEHFETIRLKKNGQRVQVFNIVTPIKDKEGNVTGIIALIRDNTEKKQLENEIAHLDRLNVVAQMAAGIGHEIRNPLMSVRGFLQLLGRQEEYQKDKDYFHLMIDELDRANAIITEFLAMTKRKPSNPERGNLSKVIEELLPLLQAEAINNNKWIVKQLEPVHDLVFDNKEIRQLLYNLVLNGLEAMETGKKLTIRTYMEDAEVVLAVQDEGKGMPAEVLERLGTPFLTTKENGTGLGLALVFRIARQHKARVFVNSGPSGTIFHIRFPTHSF from the coding sequence ATGAGCACATCCATAAAATGGAGGAAAATCAAAAGAAACATATCAAAAAATAACAAAATCCGCTTTTTTGACTTATCTTTTGACCTCCTCTGCATCACTGGTTTTGATGGATATCTTAAGCAAGTAAATCCAGCATTTTGCAGAATCGTTGGCTACACGGAAGAAGAGCTTTTATCTAGACCTTACATAGAATTTCTCCATAAAGAAGATCAAAGCAAGATAAAAAACTATGACTTCAACAGCTATGATAAAGAAACAATGCAGCTACCACACATGGAAGTGCGCTACATCTGTAAAGATGGAACTTACAAATGGATAGCATGGACAGCGACCATAGACATTAATGAAGAACTCATCTACGGTGTGGGTCGAGACATTACAGATAAAAAAACACTAGAAAAAACCAACATGGAATTAAACTCCATTGTAGAAGCTTCTACCGATGCTATCATAGTTATTGATAGAGACGGTATTATTCAAAGCTGGAATGGAGGCGCTGAAAAGCTTTTTGGCTATAGTCAATCAGAAATCATTGGTCAACCTATTCAAGTCTTTGCACCAGAAGAGAAAAAAGAAGAATGCGACAAAATTGTGCAAAAAGTCTTAGATAAAGGTGCTTTCGAACACTTTGAAACGATACGGCTCAAGAAAAACGGCCAACGCGTTCAGGTTTTTAACATTGTGACACCTATCAAAGATAAAGAGGGCAACGTAACGGGCATTATTGCCCTGATCAGAGACAATACAGAAAAAAAACAATTAGAAAACGAAATCGCTCATCTCGATCGCCTCAACGTCGTAGCCCAGATGGCGGCTGGCATAGGTCATGAGATTCGAAACCCTTTAATGAGCGTCCGAGGATTTCTACAACTTTTAGGAAGACAAGAGGAGTATCAAAAAGATAAAGACTACTTTCACTTGATGATTGATGAACTTGACAGAGCCAATGCTATCATTACCGAATTCTTAGCCATGACGAAAAGAAAACCCTCAAACCCTGAACGAGGCAATCTTAGCAAGGTTATTGAAGAATTATTGCCACTATTACAAGCTGAAGCGATTAACAACAATAAATGGATTGTCAAACAACTAGAACCTGTTCACGATCTTGTCTTTGACAACAAAGAAATCCGCCAATTACTTTACAACCTAGTCCTTAATGGATTAGAAGCCATGGAAACAGGGAAAAAGCTAACCATTCGCACCTATATGGAAGACGCCGAAGTCGTTCTAGCTGTGCAGGATGAAGGAAAAGGCATGCCTGCTGAAGTTTTAGAAAGATTGGGTACGCCTTTTTTGACAACCAAAGAAAATGGAACAGGTCTTGGCCTGGCTTTGGTTTTTCGCATTGCCAGACAACATAAAGCCAGAGTCTTTGTGAACTCAGGTCCAAGTGGTACAATTTTTCACATACGCTTTCCTACACATTCCTTCTAG
- a CDS encoding universal stress protein — translation MFKKVLLCTDLSPPSELLLQAVETLKKVGLEEVLLVHAVFQAHNPVLEAEIMAKRTLRMQSQKETLENKGFKVTTEMPLGIPAPTLTETAEKHAVDAIIVGSHGKGIFKKAALGSVSTEILHRTSKPILLVRVELNKEDRMQQSFEELFSAPLFCTDFSDTSSAAFSYLEKVVETLQCPVTLMHVQDRSISETYYLQRLEDINRAIINELTPLKEKLLSLGAPEVKLEVPFGSPKELILEKVRSKKHSVVIMGSQGKGFMQELLLGSVSYSVVRKSLIPVLLIPPSQA, via the coding sequence ATGTTTAAGAAAGTCTTGTTATGCACTGATTTATCACCGCCATCAGAACTTTTACTGCAGGCTGTAGAAACATTAAAAAAAGTAGGCCTTGAAGAAGTTTTGCTAGTTCATGCTGTCTTCCAGGCTCATAATCCTGTTCTAGAAGCAGAGATTATGGCCAAAAGAACGTTGCGTATGCAAAGTCAAAAAGAGACGCTAGAAAATAAAGGGTTCAAAGTAACTACAGAAATGCCCTTAGGCATTCCAGCCCCAACATTAACGGAGACTGCTGAAAAGCATGCTGTTGATGCAATTATTGTCGGTTCCCATGGCAAAGGCATCTTCAAAAAGGCGGCTTTAGGTAGTGTTTCCACAGAAATACTACATAGAACTTCTAAACCGATTTTGCTCGTACGCGTAGAGCTCAACAAGGAAGACAGAATGCAACAGTCTTTTGAAGAGCTTTTCTCTGCACCGCTTTTCTGCACCGATTTCTCTGATACTTCCAGTGCTGCTTTTTCCTATCTTGAAAAAGTGGTAGAAACGTTACAATGTCCTGTTACATTAATGCATGTGCAAGATCGTAGTATCTCGGAGACTTATTATTTGCAGCGCTTAGAAGATATTAATCGTGCTATTATTAATGAACTAACACCTCTTAAAGAAAAACTTCTCTCTCTCGGTGCTCCTGAGGTGAAACTGGAAGTCCCCTTTGGCTCGCCCAAAGAGTTAATTCTAGAGAAAGTTCGCTCGAAGAAGCATTCTGTTGTCATTATGGGCAGCCAAGGTAAAGGATTTATGCAAGAGTTGCTTCTAGGTAGTGTGAGCTATAGTGTCGTTCGCAAGTCTTTAATTCCTGTTCTACTAATACCCCCTTCTCAGGCCTAA
- a CDS encoding tyrosine-type recombinase/integrase has protein sequence MPKKRSRVENLNEIKREISWEKAVSNFLTWKRAEGRAERTLKDYSYHLARFQKLYPDVQLTNDDNLREKLWDYMADDVKPAYYNNKLVYLRTFLNWLVEEGFLTDNPLKKLKKRKADDRIVRLDADTLKQLLALPDQKTYSGLRDYALLLFQIDTGVRPKEALTLLVSDLNLKAYEIRIQAEHAKTRISRTLPISSITAKAIHKLIHVRPTDWDDSVTVFCTYEGNDMSVDSWYKRVSFYGSQLGQTIYPYQLRHTFAIEFLRNGGNAFALQKAMGHSDMNMTKKYIALADSDLKEQHLLASPISNLVQEKKRIKKI, from the coding sequence ATGCCCAAGAAACGTTCCCGTGTTGAAAATCTTAACGAAATTAAAAGGGAGATTAGCTGGGAGAAGGCCGTTAGTAATTTTTTAACCTGGAAAAGAGCAGAAGGTCGAGCGGAAAGAACATTGAAGGATTATTCCTACCACTTAGCTCGATTTCAGAAGCTTTATCCTGACGTTCAACTTACCAATGATGACAACTTACGTGAAAAGCTATGGGACTATATGGCCGATGACGTAAAGCCTGCTTATTACAATAACAAACTTGTTTACTTAAGGACTTTTTTGAACTGGTTGGTCGAAGAAGGTTTTTTGACAGATAATCCCTTAAAAAAACTAAAGAAACGAAAAGCAGACGATCGGATTGTTCGCTTAGATGCTGATACGTTGAAGCAACTACTTGCTTTGCCTGATCAGAAAACTTACTCTGGCCTTCGTGACTATGCTCTATTGCTTTTTCAAATCGACACAGGTGTTAGACCAAAAGAAGCACTAACTCTTTTAGTATCAGATCTGAATCTCAAAGCTTACGAAATAAGGATTCAAGCAGAACATGCTAAAACGAGAATTTCCAGAACGTTGCCGATCAGTAGCATAACAGCCAAGGCTATACATAAGCTGATCCATGTAAGGCCTACAGATTGGGATGACTCTGTTACTGTCTTCTGTACTTATGAAGGCAACGATATGAGCGTTGATAGCTGGTACAAGCGAGTAAGCTTTTACGGTTCTCAATTAGGTCAAACAATTTACCCTTATCAACTACGACATACTTTTGCAATCGAATTTTTACGCAATGGTGGCAATGCTTTTGCTTTGCAAAAAGCGATGGGCCATTCTGATATGAATATGACGAAAAAGTATATAGCATTAGCAGACAGCGACTTAAAAGAACAGCATTTGTTAGCTTCGCCGATTTCTAACCTTGTGCAAGAGAAAAAACGTATTAAGAAGATATGA
- a CDS encoding tyrosine-type recombinase/integrase has product MLNDFLDSLKLQGKSDLTIQQYQSTWNRLEKWWINANNDPLHTPHTPIYVLQSITQLDIANFKRYLTNKYKPSTTSITLTQLRVIFQFYVNKGIIPDNPATYVDNVPVTISSPKWLNRNEQNSLIREVRKNSNLREITIITLLLHTGLRVEEAVELKLTDIRLTDRKGMIFVRKGKGGKYREIPLNKDARQALQRYLEEHKPKGLYLIDTQRSDKTTTRAIQHIVEKYRKKTEIDHLTCHSLRHTFGHELAQRKIPLDVIARLMGHTKSDGTPNLTMTSRYTQPGEEDLTKAVEELNWT; this is encoded by the coding sequence ATGCTCAACGATTTTCTTGATTCGCTGAAGCTGCAAGGCAAATCCGATTTGACGATTCAACAATATCAGAGTACATGGAATCGATTAGAAAAATGGTGGATTAACGCTAATAACGACCCCCTACATACCCCCCATACCCCTATCTATGTCCTGCAAAGTATAACTCAATTAGACATAGCAAATTTCAAGCGTTACCTTACCAATAAGTACAAGCCATCTACAACTTCTATCACCTTGACACAACTACGGGTGATATTTCAGTTTTACGTTAATAAAGGCATTATCCCTGATAATCCTGCAACCTATGTTGATAATGTCCCTGTGACGATTTCTTCGCCGAAATGGTTGAACCGTAACGAACAAAACAGCCTTATTCGTGAAGTACGAAAAAATAGTAACCTTCGAGAGATTACTATCATAACATTGCTCTTGCATACAGGCCTTCGAGTAGAAGAAGCTGTAGAGTTAAAACTAACCGATATTCGCTTAACCGATCGTAAAGGTATGATATTCGTAAGAAAGGGTAAAGGTGGAAAGTATCGAGAAATTCCGCTGAATAAAGACGCTAGACAAGCTCTTCAACGTTACTTAGAAGAACACAAGCCGAAAGGACTGTACTTGATCGATACTCAGCGATCAGATAAAACGACAACAAGAGCTATACAGCATATCGTCGAAAAGTACAGAAAGAAAACAGAGATCGATCACCTAACCTGCCATTCTCTTCGCCATACTTTCGGTCATGAACTGGCTCAAAGAAAAATTCCGTTGGATGTAATCGCTAGGCTAATGGGCCATACCAAATCCGATGGCACACCGAATCTTACAATGACCAGTCGATATACCCAACCTGGGGAAGAAGATCTAACGAAAGCAGTAGAAGAGCTAAACTGGACATAG
- the htpX gene encoding zinc metalloprotease HtpX: MILYQQIESNKRKSIFIVLAFVSFILLLGGLLSYAQTGDWLSGAITAAVIAVIYVAFVLFQSTRMLMRLNGAQRIESRDHHPFLWHTVEGLALAARIPMPQVYIISDPSPNAFAAGLKPESATVAVTSGLLDRLNREEVEAVVAHEIAHIRNYDVRLATIAIALVAVVAIISDFGMRMFFFGKRRNNNNLHPAILVIALIFVILSPLVATFIQLALSRNREFLADSDGAALNRNPEALARALEKISTHPEPVESAKASSAALYIADPLKKKVSRLFATHPPVEERVARLRKM; the protein is encoded by the coding sequence ATGATATTATACCAGCAAATCGAAAGCAATAAGCGTAAGAGCATTTTCATCGTTCTTGCTTTTGTTTCTTTCATCCTCCTCTTAGGAGGCTTGTTGAGTTACGCTCAAACAGGCGATTGGCTCTCCGGCGCAATCACCGCTGCTGTTATTGCTGTCATTTATGTCGCTTTTGTACTCTTCCAGTCAACACGTATGCTCATGCGCCTGAATGGAGCCCAAAGAATTGAATCGAGGGACCATCATCCTTTCCTTTGGCATACCGTGGAAGGTCTCGCTTTAGCAGCTCGCATCCCCATGCCTCAAGTGTACATCATATCCGATCCTTCGCCGAATGCCTTCGCCGCCGGATTAAAACCGGAATCTGCCACAGTTGCGGTCACATCTGGATTGCTTGATCGATTGAACCGCGAAGAAGTGGAAGCGGTGGTGGCCCATGAAATTGCTCATATCCGCAACTACGATGTCCGCTTAGCGACTATCGCCATCGCCTTGGTCGCTGTCGTGGCCATCATCAGTGACTTTGGCATGCGCATGTTCTTCTTCGGCAAGCGCCGAAATAATAATAACCTTCACCCAGCCATTCTGGTCATTGCTTTGATCTTTGTTATCTTGTCGCCCCTTGTGGCCACTTTTATCCAACTGGCGCTCTCTCGCAATCGAGAGTTCTTAGCCGACAGCGATGGGGCCGCTCTGAATCGCAACCCGGAAGCTTTGGCTCGTGCTTTAGAAAAAATCAGCACCCACCCCGAACCTGTGGAAAGTGCCAAAGCAAGTTCGGCTGCCTTATATATTGCGGATCCGCTGAAGAAAAAAGTGAGCCGCCTCTTTGCAACGCACCCACCTGTGGAAGAACGGGTCGCACGATTGAGGAAGATGTGA
- a CDS encoding LemA family protein produces MLLPTIVAVLIIGLFWVISYNSLIKYRNWVRESWAQIDVQLRRRYDLIPNLVETVKGYAKHEQETLEKVIKARNLLISPENSPQDKIEANNMITGALRSIFALSEAYPDLKANQNFLRLQEELSGTENKIAYARQLYNNTVMKYNTKIQSIPTNFVATVHGFKEEQLLQIPEAERENVRVQF; encoded by the coding sequence ATGCTTCTACCTACGATAGTTGCCGTCTTGATCATTGGATTATTTTGGGTTATCAGCTATAATTCGCTGATCAAATACCGCAACTGGGTGCGAGAATCGTGGGCGCAGATTGATGTGCAATTGCGTCGCCGCTATGACCTGATCCCTAACCTGGTGGAAACAGTCAAAGGATATGCCAAACATGAACAAGAAACTTTGGAGAAAGTTATTAAGGCGCGTAATTTACTGATTTCTCCCGAAAACTCCCCGCAGGATAAAATTGAAGCCAATAATATGATCACAGGTGCACTGCGCTCCATCTTTGCCCTTTCCGAGGCCTATCCGGATCTCAAAGCGAACCAAAACTTTCTTCGGTTACAAGAAGAACTAAGCGGGACTGAAAATAAAATCGCTTATGCACGCCAACTGTATAACAACACCGTCATGAAGTATAACACCAAGATTCAGAGCATCCCGACGAACTTTGTAGCGACTGTGCATGGTTTCAAGGAAGAACAGTTACTGCAAATCCCTGAAGCTGAACGTGAAAACGTCCGCGTTCAGTTTTGA
- a CDS encoding aspartyl-phosphate phosphatase Spo0E family protein — protein MKEKIALLRKINKKREAMYQAVEAGEAYDKVYKLSCELDLLIVDYMKKYQHYKQQGCSNGALTCC, from the coding sequence ATGAAAGAAAAAATCGCCTTGCTCAGGAAAATTAACAAAAAACGGGAGGCCATGTATCAAGCCGTTGAAGCGGGAGAAGCCTACGACAAAGTGTACAAGCTTTCTTGTGAGTTAGATCTTTTAATTGTTGACTATATGAAGAAATATCAGCACTATAAGCAACAAGGATGCAGCAACGGTGCCTTAACATGCTGTTAG
- a CDS encoding small multi-drug export protein encodes MEYILLCLTAWFLGFAPTLGIYVAVPSTMLMGLDPISTIIWAGIGNFLPIPLLVYFYDQFTKVEWIKKRLEALKQHRFRKQVKEYGAYMVLVTTPFIGTWVIGVLARAFGMGKTKLFASSAISIAAYSIVFAALTKMGADFVK; translated from the coding sequence ATGGAGTATATCTTACTGTGTCTAACGGCTTGGTTTCTTGGCTTTGCTCCTACACTCGGTATTTACGTTGCCGTCCCAAGTACCATGCTTATGGGACTTGATCCTATCTCAACGATTATTTGGGCCGGTATAGGTAACTTCTTACCGATTCCACTTCTTGTATACTTTTACGACCAATTTACAAAAGTAGAATGGATTAAGAAGCGATTAGAAGCCCTGAAACAGCATCGTTTTCGCAAGCAAGTCAAAGAGTACGGAGCCTACATGGTACTTGTCACAACACCTTTTATCGGTACTTGGGTAATTGGTGTACTAGCTCGAGCCTTTGGCATGGGGAAGACGAAACTTTTTGCATCCTCTGCAATCAGCATAGCTGCCTATAGTATTGTATTTGCTGCTCTAACCAAAATGGGTGCTGACTTTGTAAAATAA
- the pflB gene encoding formate C-acetyltransferase yields the protein MSKSWNGFKGEKWKKEIDVRAFIQDNYKPYHGTKDFLTEATARTKELFSQLSEEMKIERQRGGVYDVDTNKVSTITSHAPGYIERENEQIVGLQTDQVLKRSVMPFAGIRMVKQSCEAYGYELNPEIERIFTEYRQTHNQAVMDAYTPEMRKARKSGLITGLPDAYGRGRIIGDYRRVALYGVERLIEEKKRELSTVGLVYMDEESIRLREELQQQIVSLKDLITMAQSYGFDIRRPAENSQEAIQWLYFAYLGAVKEQNGAAMSLGRVSTFLDIYMERDLEQGLYTEQEIQELMDHFIMKLRAVRFLRPPAYNELFSGDPTWITECIGGMGLDGRTLVTKNAYRTLQSLRNLGPAPEPNLTVLWSAQLPEPFKRFCAELSAATSAIQYENDDLMRPYWGDDYGIACCVSAMRLGKQMQFFGARANLAKALLYAINGGKDELTGEQVGAPFTPITAEVLDYHEVMERYDTFLEWLARLYMDTLNIIHAMHDKYAYESLQMALHDRDIVRTMACGFAGFSVVVDSLSAIRYAKVSTIRNEAGLVVDYSIEGDYPAFGNDDPRVDQIAVDMVKRFMNKLRNCKSYRQSVPTQSILTITSNVVYGKMTGNTPDGRRSGEPFAPGANPMCGRDRKGVLAVMNSLATLPYEHSQDGISYTFSIVPQALGSTAEERINHLTALLDGYFQQGGHHINVNVIDRQQLIEAMEQPEKYPQLTIRVSGYAVNFIKLTREQQLDVIQRTFHEKF from the coding sequence ATGAGCAAATCCTGGAATGGATTCAAAGGTGAAAAGTGGAAGAAAGAAATCGATGTCCGGGCATTTATACAAGATAACTACAAACCTTACCATGGTACGAAAGACTTTCTAACAGAAGCAACAGCAAGAACGAAAGAGCTGTTCTCTCAACTTTCTGAGGAAATGAAAATAGAACGACAGCGCGGCGGCGTTTACGACGTAGACACCAACAAGGTTAGCACTATCACTTCTCATGCTCCCGGTTATATTGAACGCGAAAATGAGCAGATCGTAGGTCTACAAACCGATCAAGTCTTAAAGCGATCGGTCATGCCCTTTGCCGGCATCCGTATGGTAAAGCAATCTTGTGAAGCCTACGGCTATGAGCTCAACCCAGAAATCGAGCGTATTTTCACCGAATATCGTCAAACCCATAACCAAGCTGTCATGGATGCGTACACACCAGAGATGCGCAAAGCCCGCAAATCAGGCTTAATCACAGGCCTTCCTGACGCTTATGGACGTGGACGAATCATTGGCGATTATCGTCGTGTAGCTCTTTATGGTGTCGAGCGGTTGATCGAAGAGAAAAAAAGAGAACTCTCTACAGTGGGTCTCGTCTATATGGATGAAGAGAGCATTCGCCTGCGCGAAGAATTGCAACAGCAAATAGTTTCATTAAAAGATCTGATTACCATGGCACAATCCTACGGCTTCGACATTCGTCGTCCTGCAGAAAATAGCCAAGAAGCCATTCAGTGGCTCTATTTTGCCTACCTTGGCGCTGTAAAAGAGCAAAACGGTGCAGCCATGAGCCTAGGTCGCGTCTCTACCTTCTTAGATATTTATATGGAACGAGATTTAGAGCAAGGCCTTTATACAGAGCAAGAAATCCAAGAATTGATGGATCACTTTATCATGAAGCTTCGTGCTGTTCGCTTTCTCCGTCCCCCCGCTTATAACGAACTTTTTAGTGGTGACCCCACCTGGATTACAGAGTGTATCGGCGGCATGGGTCTAGATGGGCGTACTCTAGTAACGAAAAACGCCTATCGCACCTTGCAGAGCTTACGAAATCTCGGACCTGCGCCGGAGCCGAACTTGACGGTACTCTGGTCAGCGCAATTGCCCGAACCTTTTAAGCGTTTTTGTGCCGAACTTTCCGCAGCAACATCAGCCATCCAATATGAAAACGACGATCTCATGCGTCCCTACTGGGGCGACGATTACGGCATTGCCTGCTGTGTATCGGCCATGCGCTTAGGAAAGCAGATGCAGTTTTTTGGAGCTCGTGCCAATCTAGCAAAAGCCCTACTTTACGCCATCAACGGTGGTAAAGACGAATTAACAGGGGAACAAGTGGGTGCGCCTTTTACCCCTATCACCGCGGAAGTTCTTGACTATCATGAAGTGATGGAACGTTATGACACCTTCTTAGAATGGTTAGCACGCCTCTATATGGACACGCTAAATATAATCCATGCCATGCACGACAAGTATGCCTATGAAAGCTTACAGATGGCTCTTCATGATCGAGATATTGTACGGACCATGGCCTGCGGCTTTGCTGGATTTTCTGTTGTTGTCGACTCACTATCAGCCATTCGCTACGCCAAAGTTTCTACCATTCGCAACGAAGCGGGTCTGGTTGTTGATTACAGCATAGAAGGAGACTATCCTGCCTTCGGCAACGACGATCCGAGAGTCGACCAGATTGCTGTTGACATGGTCAAGCGTTTTATGAACAAGTTACGCAACTGCAAAAGTTATCGTCAATCGGTGCCTACGCAAAGCATACTAACGATTACCTCTAACGTTGTATACGGCAAAATGACCGGGAATACACCCGATGGAAGAAGAAGTGGAGAGCCTTTTGCACCCGGTGCCAACCCCATGTGTGGACGAGATCGCAAAGGTGTTTTAGCCGTCATGAACTCTCTGGCTACGTTACCCTATGAACATAGCCAGGATGGCATATCCTACACTTTCTCCATCGTACCCCAGGCGCTCGGAAGCACAGCGGAAGAAAGAATCAACCATCTTACGGCACTCTTAGATGGTTACTTTCAGCAAGGAGGACATCACATCAACGTGAACGTCATAGACCGCCAGCAACTGATCGAAGCCATGGAGCAACCCGAGAAATACCCTCAACTCACCATCCGTGTCTCCGGTTATGCTGTTAACTTCATTAAATTGACTCGAGAACAACAGCTCGACGTCATCCAACGAACTTTCCATGAAAAGTTTTAA
- the pflA gene encoding pyruvate formate-lyase-activating protein — MKSFNDIAAPVHSIETLGTVDGPGIRFILFLAGCPLRCLYCHNSDTWDPSVGKETTVSEVIAEIKRYKAFYDRSGGGLTVSGGEPTLHAYFLAELFQRCQGEGIHTCLDTSGFCDQEKAELFLPYTDLVLLDIKHMDPQKHRQITGVDAYKSIAFSQYVTEKNIATWIRYVLVPGYTDATEDIEKLCAYVATMNKVERITFLPFHQLGSAKREALGIANPLADLKAPSPEKIAEAQEIAQKYGLKI; from the coding sequence ATGAAAAGTTTTAACGATATAGCAGCGCCTGTTCACTCTATCGAAACATTGGGCACGGTAGATGGTCCAGGCATTCGCTTTATTCTCTTTCTAGCAGGCTGTCCACTGCGCTGTCTTTACTGTCACAATAGCGATACCTGGGATCCATCAGTAGGAAAAGAAACAACAGTATCAGAAGTCATTGCAGAAATAAAACGTTATAAAGCTTTTTACGATCGCTCCGGAGGCGGACTCACCGTCTCCGGCGGCGAACCGACTTTACATGCTTATTTTTTGGCTGAATTGTTTCAACGTTGTCAGGGAGAAGGGATTCATACTTGTCTTGATACATCGGGCTTTTGCGATCAAGAGAAGGCTGAACTTTTTCTCCCTTATACTGATCTTGTTCTACTTGATATTAAGCATATGGATCCGCAAAAACATCGCCAAATCACAGGCGTTGACGCCTACAAGAGCATTGCTTTTTCTCAGTATGTAACAGAAAAAAACATAGCCACCTGGATTCGCTACGTCTTAGTGCCAGGCTACACCGACGCAACAGAAGATATAGAAAAGCTTTGCGCTTATGTAGCTACCATGAATAAGGTAGAACGAATTACATTTTTGCCCTTTCATCAACTAGGCAGCGCCAAGCGTGAAGCACTTGGAATCGCCAATCCTCTCGCCGATCTAAAAGCACCTTCTCCAGAAAAAATAGCAGAAGCACAAGAGATTGCTCAAAAGTATGGCTTAAAAATATAA